A genomic stretch from Corvus cornix cornix isolate S_Up_H32 chromosome 9, ASM73873v5, whole genome shotgun sequence includes:
- the TM4SF18 gene encoding transmembrane 4 L6 family member 18, translating to MALETCGSCLSCLLIPLALWSIVVNILLYFPNGKALHAAIYQLPNYEWYFEGICFSGVMILLLAVILVTLECSVFYRCCQSESCNKTYRSFISIVLALLGIAFSGYSCIIFTLHLIQGPFCNSSSGWNYIFKDTAGGYLTDYPTWSKCTEPANIVEWNIILLSILIALSALQLIICILKVAAELKRTLCGTYSVFVQAGIL from the exons ATGGCTTTGGAGACATGTGGAAGCTGTTTGAGTTGCCTGCTGATACCTCTTGCGCTTTGGAGTATTGTTGTGAACATCCTCCTGTACTTTCCAAATGGGAAAGCTCTGCATGCTGCCATTTACCAGCTCCCCAACTATGAGTGGTATTTTGAAGGTATCTGTTTCTCAGGTGTGATG ATCCTTCTTCTGGCAGTAATTCTAGTAACACTGGAGTGTAGTGTGTTCTATCGGTGCTGCCAGAGTGAGAGCTGTAACAAAACTTACAGG AGTTTTATTTCAATTGTGCTAGCCCTGCTTGGAATTGCTTTCTCAGGATACAGTTGCATCATTTTTACCCTGCATTTGATTCAAGGCCCTTTCTGCAATTCATCAAGTGGATGgaattatattttcaaagacaCTGCTGGGGG GTACCTCACAGATTACCCTACCTGGTCTAAGTGCACAGAGCCTGCTAACATAGTGGAGTGGAACATCATTTTGCTCTCAATTTTGATAGCTCTCAGTGCACTGCAGTTGATCATCTGCATTCTCAAAGTAGCTGCTGAGTTGAAGCGAACACTCTGTGGGACCTATTCTGTTTTTGTCCAG GCTGGGATTCTCTGA
- the TM4SF1 gene encoding transmembrane 4 L6 family member 1 has protein sequence MCFGRCARCVGYKLLILALLCIVANTLLYFPNGETRFASEHHLSKYVECLHGILGGGFLVLIPAAVFIGLHSDDCGCFGHEGCGKSCVMLSSVLAAFVGILGSGYCITISALGLSQGPYCFTHLERNWIYPFTDSSGGYLFEYNKWSECQEPQNIVQWNVTLFSILLVLGGIEFILCFIQIINGILGGLCGLCCSHEETYVC, from the exons ATGTGTTTTGGAAGATGTGCTAGATGTGTTGGTTATAAGTTGCTCATCCTTGCCCTCCTCTGCATTGTGGCCAACACTTTACTTTATTTTCCCAATGGCGAAACAAGATTTGCTTCAGAGCATCACCTCAGCAAATACGTGGAGTGCCTTCATGGCATTCTAGGTGGAGGCTTTCTG GTACTCATTCCAGCTGCGGTGTTCATTGGGCTTCACAGTGATGACTGTGGGTGCTTCGGCCATGAGGGCTGTGGAAAGAGCTGTGTG ATGCTGTCCTCAGTTCTGGCAGCCTTTGTTGGGATTCTTGGCTCTGGATACTGTATAACCATTTCAGCACTGGGCTTGTCTCAAGGACCATATTGTTTTACACACCTAGAGAGAAACTGGATCTATCCTTTCACTGACTCCTCTGGGGG GTACTTGTTTGAGTATAACAAGTGGTCTGAATGTCAGGAACCTCAAAACATCGTGCAGTGGAACGTCACCCTCTTTTCCATCCTCCTTGTTTTGGGAGGAATAGAATTCATTCTGTGCTTCATACAGATAATCAATGGCATTCTTGGAGGACTGTGTGGGTTGTGCTGCAGTCATGAGGAG ACATATGTTTGCTAG